In Pseudomonas poae, a single genomic region encodes these proteins:
- a CDS encoding glutamate-5-semialdehyde dehydrogenase — protein MTESVLDYMTRLGRAARQASRLIARASTAQKNRALLAAADALDASRSELTAANELDLANGRANGLEPALLDRLALTPARIDDMIEGLRQVAKLPDPIGEIRDMRYLPSGIQVGKMRVPLGVIGIIYESRPNVTIDAASLCLKSGNATILRGGSEAINSNRAIAACIQQGLAVAELPAEVVQVVETTDRAAVGALITMPEFVDVIVPRGGKSLIERVSRDAKVPVIKHLDGVCHVYIDIAADIDKAIRIADNAKTHRYAPCNTMETLLVHAGIAERVLPPLAAIYRDKGVELRGCERTRALLGADVIEATELDWYTEYTAPILSIKIVDDLDEAIEHINTYGSKHTDAIVSEHFSDARRFLNEVDSASVMINASTRFADGFEYGLGAEIGISTDKLHARGPVGLEGLTSEKYVVFGDGHVRT, from the coding sequence ATGACTGAGTCCGTTCTTGACTACATGACCCGCCTGGGTCGCGCTGCCCGTCAGGCCTCGCGTTTGATCGCCCGTGCGAGCACCGCGCAGAAGAACCGTGCCCTGCTGGCGGCCGCCGACGCTCTGGATGCTTCGCGCTCCGAGCTCACCGCCGCCAACGAACTGGACCTGGCCAACGGCCGCGCCAATGGCCTGGAGCCGGCCCTGCTGGACCGCCTGGCGCTGACCCCAGCACGTATCGACGACATGATCGAAGGCCTGCGTCAGGTAGCCAAGCTGCCTGACCCCATCGGTGAAATCCGCGATATGCGCTACCTGCCGTCGGGCATCCAAGTCGGCAAGATGCGCGTGCCCCTGGGCGTGATCGGCATCATCTATGAGTCGCGCCCGAACGTGACCATCGACGCCGCGAGCCTGTGCCTCAAGTCCGGCAACGCCACCATCCTGCGTGGCGGTTCCGAGGCAATCAATTCCAACCGTGCCATTGCCGCGTGCATCCAGCAGGGCCTGGCCGTGGCCGAGTTGCCTGCCGAAGTGGTGCAAGTGGTGGAAACCACTGACCGCGCCGCCGTTGGCGCGCTGATCACCATGCCGGAGTTCGTCGACGTGATCGTGCCGCGCGGTGGCAAGAGCTTGATTGAACGCGTGAGCCGTGATGCCAAGGTGCCGGTGATCAAGCACCTGGACGGCGTTTGCCACGTGTACATCGACATCGCCGCCGACATCGACAAGGCGATCCGCATCGCCGACAACGCCAAGACCCACCGCTATGCCCCGTGCAACACCATGGAAACCCTGCTGGTGCACGCAGGCATTGCCGAGCGCGTGTTGCCGCCGCTGGCTGCCATCTACCGTGACAAAGGTGTGGAATTGCGTGGTTGCGAGCGTACCCGTGCGTTGCTGGGCGCGGACGTGATCGAAGCGACCGAGCTGGATTGGTACACCGAATACACGGCGCCGATCCTGTCGATCAAGATTGTCGACGACCTGGACGAGGCCATCGAGCACATCAACACCTACGGCTCCAAGCACACCGACGCCATTGTCTCCGAGCATTTCAGCGATGCACGGCGTTTCCTCAACGAAGTGGATTCCGCTTCGGTGATGATCAACGCCTCGACGCGCTTTGCCGATGGCTTCGAGTACGGCCTGGGGGCGGAGATCGGTATCTCCACCGACAAGCTGCACGCACGCGGCCCGGTTGGCCTGGAAGGCCTGACCAGCGAGAAGTACGTAGTGTTCGGCGACGGTCATGTGCGCACTTGA
- a CDS encoding LrgB family protein: MIFDWHGAWTAVIHHPLFGIGITLGAYQLVLAGFEKTRWIFLQPVLVSMLLVIGILLTCGLSYAEYRKSTEIMSILLGPATVALAVPLYLNLRRIRQLFWPIFTTLVIGGVLATGLCVLLGWWFGAEHMMLMTMAPKSVTSPIAMLVAEQIGGVAALAAVFVLITGVIGAMIGPAYLSRLGVHSPEARGMALGMTAHAVGTSVALQESEECGAFAALAMSLMGVATAVFLPLAVSVIV; encoded by the coding sequence ATGATCTTCGACTGGCACGGCGCGTGGACGGCAGTCATTCATCACCCATTGTTCGGTATCGGCATCACCCTCGGCGCTTATCAATTGGTGCTGGCGGGGTTCGAGAAAACCCGCTGGATTTTCCTGCAGCCGGTGTTGGTCTCCATGCTGCTGGTGATCGGCATTTTGCTCACCTGCGGCCTCAGTTACGCTGAGTACCGCAAGAGCACTGAAATCATGAGCATCCTGCTGGGGCCTGCGACGGTTGCTCTGGCGGTGCCGCTTTATCTGAACCTGCGCCGAATTCGCCAATTGTTTTGGCCGATTTTTACTACGCTGGTGATAGGCGGTGTATTGGCTACCGGCCTGTGCGTGCTGCTGGGCTGGTGGTTCGGCGCCGAACACATGATGCTGATGACCATGGCGCCCAAGTCGGTGACCTCGCCGATTGCCATGTTGGTGGCCGAGCAGATCGGTGGTGTTGCCGCGTTGGCGGCCGTGTTTGTACTGATCACCGGGGTGATCGGCGCGATGATCGGCCCGGCGTACTTGTCGCGTCTGGGCGTGCACAGCCCCGAGGCGCGCGGCATGGCGCTGGGCATGACGGCCCACGCCGTCGGCACTTCGGTGGCGCTGCAGGAAAGTGAAGAGTGCGGCGCCTTTGCGGCGCTGGCCATGAGTTTGATGGGCGTGGCCACGGCGGTGTTCCTGCCGCTGGCTGTGTCGGTGATCGTTTAA
- a CDS encoding MaoC family dehydratase, which produces MPYVPVAQLKDYVGKELGRSDWLTIDQARINLFAEATGDHQFIHVDPVKAAQTPFGGTIAHGFLSLSLIPKLIEDILIMPEGLKMAVNYGLDSVRFIQPVKVDSRVRLNVSLTEATEKKPGQWLLKAVCTLEIDGQEKPAYIAESLSLCFV; this is translated from the coding sequence ATGCCCTATGTACCTGTAGCGCAGCTCAAAGATTATGTCGGCAAGGAACTGGGACGTTCCGATTGGCTCACCATCGACCAGGCGCGCATCAACCTGTTCGCGGAAGCCACTGGCGATCATCAGTTCATCCACGTCGACCCGGTGAAGGCCGCGCAAACCCCGTTTGGCGGCACCATCGCCCATGGGTTTCTGTCGCTGTCACTTATTCCCAAGCTGATTGAAGACATCCTGATCATGCCCGAGGGCTTGAAGATGGCCGTCAACTACGGCCTGGACAGCGTGCGTTTTATCCAGCCGGTGAAGGTCGACTCCAGGGTACGCCTGAACGTCAGCCTGACCGAGGCCACCGAGAAGAAACCCGGGCAGTGGCTGCTCAAAGCCGTGTGTACCCTGGAAATCGACGGTCAGGAAAAACCCGCCTACATTGCCGAGTCGTTGTCACTCTGCTTCGTGTAA
- a CDS encoding CidA/LrgA family protein, giving the protein MLLRGLTWLVLFQLIGTAINHLLLPILPGPIIGLLLMLGFLIWNGEVGEPLSLAASSLLRYLPLLLVPPAVGVMVYAKDIAADFWAIVGALVLSLVIAMGFVGVLMQQMVKRKEKGQ; this is encoded by the coding sequence ATGCTGTTACGCGGTCTGACATGGCTGGTGCTGTTCCAATTGATCGGCACGGCGATCAACCATTTGCTGCTGCCGATATTGCCGGGGCCGATTATCGGGCTGCTGCTGATGCTCGGTTTCTTGATATGGAATGGCGAAGTCGGCGAGCCTCTGAGCCTGGCGGCTAGCAGCCTGTTGCGTTACTTGCCTTTGCTGCTGGTACCGCCTGCGGTGGGCGTAATGGTGTACGCCAAGGACATCGCTGCAGACTTCTGGGCCATCGTCGGCGCGCTGGTGTTGTCGTTGGTGATTGCCATGGGCTTTGTCGGCGTGCTGATGCAGCAGATGGTCAAGCGCAAGGAGAAGGGTCAATGA
- a CDS encoding ATP-dependent protease gives MSLALFPLNTVLFPGCTLDLQLFEARYLDMVARCMKKGESFGVVCIFEGQEAGTAPEGYALIGCEALIRDFKQQDNGLLGIRVEGGRRFRVRDAGVQKDQLLVAQVQWLEEMPDQPLEEEDADLLALLQALAEHPMVASLDMNAHADGQQALGNQLAYLLPFTEADKVDLLQLDDPQQRLDAIQMLLDELQGELFT, from the coding sequence ATGAGTCTGGCGCTGTTCCCGCTCAACACCGTGCTGTTCCCAGGCTGCACCCTCGACTTGCAACTGTTTGAGGCGCGCTACCTGGACATGGTCGCCCGTTGCATGAAGAAAGGTGAAAGTTTCGGTGTCGTGTGCATCTTCGAAGGCCAGGAGGCGGGCACTGCGCCGGAAGGCTACGCATTGATCGGCTGTGAAGCGTTGATCCGCGACTTCAAGCAACAGGACAACGGCCTGCTGGGGATCCGCGTCGAAGGCGGGCGCAGATTCCGCGTGCGCGATGCGGGTGTGCAGAAGGACCAATTGCTGGTGGCGCAAGTGCAATGGCTCGAAGAAATGCCGGATCAGCCGCTCGAAGAAGAGGACGCCGACCTGCTGGCGCTGCTCCAGGCGCTGGCCGAACACCCCATGGTTGCGTCGTTGGACATGAACGCCCACGCCGACGGGCAGCAAGCCCTGGGCAATCAGCTGGCGTATCTGTTGCCCTTCACTGAGGCCGACAAGGTCGACCTGCTGCAACTCGACGATCCCCAACAGCGCCTGGATGCGATCCAGATGTTGCTCGATGAGCTGCAGGGCGAGTTGTTCACTTAA
- a CDS encoding DNA-3-methyladenine glycosylase gives MPSSAPQPPASALPDSFFDRDAQILARELLGKVIRHRVGEIWLSARIIETEAYYVAEKGSHASLGYTEKRKALFLDGGHIYMYYARGGDSLNFSAQGPGNAVLIKSAYPWVDDLSGPASLAQMLLNNPDANGHPRPSQKLCGGQTLLCKALGLKVPMWDAKRFDQELLYVEDVGQTPTQIIQTTRLGIPSGRDEHLMYRFVDAGYAPYCTRNPLRRGQVEGRDYFLI, from the coding sequence ATGCCAAGTTCAGCGCCACAACCTCCCGCAAGTGCCCTGCCCGACAGCTTCTTCGACCGCGATGCGCAAATTCTTGCGCGAGAATTACTCGGAAAAGTCATACGCCATCGTGTCGGCGAAATCTGGCTTTCGGCGCGAATTATTGAAACCGAAGCCTATTACGTGGCCGAAAAAGGCAGCCACGCCTCACTCGGCTACACAGAAAAGCGTAAGGCTTTGTTTCTGGATGGCGGCCACATCTACATGTACTACGCCCGTGGCGGTGACTCACTGAACTTCAGTGCTCAGGGGCCGGGCAACGCCGTGCTGATCAAATCGGCCTATCCCTGGGTCGATGATTTGTCCGGCCCGGCCAGCCTGGCGCAGATGCTGCTGAACAACCCGGATGCCAATGGCCACCCTCGCCCGTCGCAAAAGCTGTGTGGAGGGCAGACGTTGCTGTGCAAAGCCTTGGGTTTGAAAGTGCCGATGTGGGATGCCAAACGCTTTGATCAGGAATTGCTCTATGTCGAGGATGTCGGCCAGACACCCACACAGATTATCCAGACCACCCGCCTGGGCATCCCGAGCGGGCGTGACGAGCATTTGATGTATCGCTTTGTAGATGCCGGCTACGCGCCTTACTGCACACGGAACCCGCTGCGTCGGGGCCAAGTCGAAGGCCGGGACTATTTTTTGATTTGA
- the rlmH gene encoding 23S rRNA (pseudouridine(1915)-N(3))-methyltransferase RlmH — protein sequence MRLRLIAVGSRMPKWVEEGWHEYAKRLPAELSLELVEIPLNTRGKNADVARFIRQEGEAMLAKVGPNERIVTLEVHGKPWSTEQLAVELDRWRLDSRTVNFMVGGPEGLAPEVCARADQRWSLSALTLPHPLVRILIGEQLYRAWTVLSGHPYHK from the coding sequence GTGCGCCTGCGTCTGATTGCTGTCGGTTCACGCATGCCCAAGTGGGTGGAAGAAGGCTGGCACGAGTATGCCAAGCGTCTGCCCGCTGAGCTGTCGCTGGAACTGGTAGAGATACCGCTCAACACCCGGGGCAAGAATGCCGATGTGGCGCGCTTTATCCGTCAGGAAGGCGAAGCCATGTTGGCCAAGGTCGGCCCCAACGAGCGCATCGTCACCCTTGAAGTGCACGGCAAACCCTGGAGCACCGAGCAATTGGCGGTGGAACTGGATCGCTGGCGCCTGGACTCGCGTACGGTCAACTTCATGGTTGGCGGCCCCGAAGGGCTGGCGCCGGAAGTCTGCGCGCGCGCCGATCAGCGCTGGTCGCTGTCGGCGCTGACGTTGCCGCACCCGTTGGTAAGGATCCTGATCGGTGAACAGCTGTATCGCGCCTGGACAGTTCTGTCCGGGCACCCTTACCACAAATAA
- the rsfS gene encoding ribosome silencing factor, translating into MTNKDVSKVKRKGTFKSAPLPVEAHVGPELAGEELVKVAVAALEDVKAQDIQVLDVRDKQSITDYMIIATGTSNRQIGAMLDKVREAVKAQGVKPLGEEGKGDSDWVLLDMDDVIVHMMTSNARQFYDLERLWKGAEQSRAADGKHHSPEVGHAHFDKLNKDQE; encoded by the coding sequence ATGACGAACAAAGACGTAAGCAAAGTTAAGCGCAAAGGCACCTTCAAAAGCGCCCCGCTGCCGGTAGAAGCCCACGTTGGCCCCGAGCTGGCTGGCGAAGAGCTGGTAAAAGTCGCCGTGGCTGCCCTGGAAGACGTTAAAGCCCAGGACATCCAGGTGCTGGACGTGCGCGACAAGCAGAGCATCACCGACTACATGATCATCGCCACCGGTACTTCGAACCGCCAGATCGGCGCGATGCTGGACAAGGTCCGTGAAGCCGTCAAAGCCCAAGGCGTGAAGCCGCTGGGTGAAGAAGGCAAGGGCGACAGCGACTGGGTGCTGCTGGACATGGACGACGTGATCGTTCACATGATGACCTCCAACGCTCGCCAGTTCTACGACCTGGAGCGTCTGTGGAAAGGCGCCGAGCAGAGCCGTGCCGCTGACGGCAAGCACCACAGCCCGGAAGTGGGCCACGCGCACTTCGACAAGCTCAATAAAGACCAGGAATAA
- the mrdA gene encoding penicillin-binding protein 2, translating into MTQPIRIKDHEKDARLVRARVVFGAVLVVVLLGVLIARLYFLQVIQYDYHSTLSENNRVHVQPIPPTRGLIFDRNGVVVADNRPSFSLSMTRERSGDWQQILDVIVEVLQLTPEDRVVFEKRMKQGRRPFEPVPILFELTEEQIARIAVNQFRLPGVEVVAQLVRHYPQGPHFAHSVGYMGRINEKELKSLDPVNYSGTHHIGKTGVERFYEPELHGQVGYEEVETNARGRVLRVLKRTDPVPGKDIVLSLDIKLQEAAEMALGGRRGAVVALDPNTGEVLAMVSQPSFDPNLFVTGISFKAYAELRDSIDRPLFNRVLRGLYPPGSTIKPAVAIAGLDAGVVTASSRVFDPGYYMLPNYDHKYRNWNRTGDGYVDLDTAIMRSNDTYFYDLAHKLGIDRLSAYMGKFGLGQKVSLDMFEESPGLMPSREWKRATRRQAWFPGETLILGIGQGYMQATPLQLAQATALVANKGIWNRPHLAKTIEGEKPLDENPIPDIVLRDPSDWTKVNHGMQQVMHGARGTARKAAIGAQYRIAGKSGTAQVVAIKQGEKYDRTKVQERHRDHALFVGFAPADDPKIVVAVMVENGESGSGVAAPVVRQVMDAWLLADDGRLKPEYGGPPSSTEVTASEE; encoded by the coding sequence ATGACCCAGCCGATCCGCATCAAGGACCACGAGAAAGACGCACGTCTGGTACGCGCTCGTGTCGTGTTTGGTGCCGTTCTGGTGGTGGTCCTGCTCGGAGTGCTGATTGCCCGCCTGTATTTCCTGCAGGTGATCCAGTACGACTATCACTCCACATTGTCGGAAAACAACCGGGTGCACGTGCAGCCGATTCCACCGACCCGTGGGCTGATTTTCGACCGTAATGGCGTAGTGGTCGCGGACAACCGGCCCAGCTTCAGCTTGAGCATGACCCGTGAACGCTCTGGTGACTGGCAGCAGATCCTCGATGTGATCGTCGAGGTGCTGCAACTGACACCGGAAGACCGAGTGGTCTTCGAGAAACGCATGAAACAGGGGCGCCGGCCATTTGAGCCGGTGCCGATCCTGTTTGAGTTGACCGAAGAGCAGATCGCACGGATCGCAGTGAACCAGTTCCGGTTGCCGGGTGTGGAAGTGGTGGCGCAGCTGGTGCGGCACTACCCGCAAGGCCCGCACTTTGCCCACTCTGTCGGCTACATGGGGCGGATCAACGAGAAAGAGCTGAAAAGCCTCGACCCGGTGAACTACAGTGGCACGCACCACATCGGCAAGACCGGCGTGGAGCGTTTCTACGAGCCCGAACTGCATGGCCAGGTGGGTTACGAGGAGGTCGAGACCAACGCTCGCGGTCGTGTGTTGCGGGTGCTCAAGCGGACTGATCCGGTGCCGGGCAAGGACATCGTGCTGAGCCTGGACATCAAGTTGCAGGAAGCAGCCGAAATGGCCCTGGGTGGTCGGCGGGGCGCAGTGGTTGCGCTGGACCCGAACACCGGTGAAGTACTGGCCATGGTCAGCCAGCCAAGCTTCGACCCCAACCTGTTCGTCACCGGTATCAGCTTCAAGGCTTACGCCGAGTTGCGTGATTCGATCGATCGGCCTCTGTTCAACCGCGTATTGCGCGGGCTGTATCCACCGGGCTCGACCATCAAGCCAGCGGTGGCAATTGCCGGCCTGGACGCGGGCGTGGTCACGGCCTCCAGCCGAGTGTTCGACCCGGGCTACTACATGCTGCCCAACTACGATCACAAATACCGTAACTGGAACCGCACCGGTGACGGCTATGTCGACTTGGACACCGCGATCATGCGCTCCAACGACACCTATTTTTACGACCTGGCGCACAAGCTGGGCATCGACCGGCTGTCTGCCTATATGGGCAAGTTCGGCCTTGGCCAGAAAGTCTCCCTGGACATGTTCGAAGAGTCTCCTGGCCTGATGCCATCGCGGGAATGGAAGCGTGCGACTCGCCGTCAGGCCTGGTTCCCGGGCGAAACCCTGATCCTCGGGATCGGCCAGGGCTATATGCAGGCCACTCCGCTGCAACTGGCCCAGGCCACCGCGTTGGTGGCCAATAAAGGCATCTGGAACCGTCCGCACCTGGCCAAGACCATCGAGGGCGAGAAGCCTTTGGATGAAAACCCAATCCCCGACATCGTGCTGCGCGACCCGTCCGACTGGACCAAGGTCAACCACGGCATGCAGCAAGTGATGCACGGTGCCCGGGGCACCGCACGCAAAGCGGCCATCGGCGCGCAATACCGGATTGCCGGCAAGAGCGGTACCGCCCAGGTCGTCGCGATCAAGCAGGGCGAAAAATACGACCGCACCAAGGTCCAGGAGCGCCACCGCGACCACGCCTTGTTTGTCGGCTTCGCGCCGGCGGATGACCCGAAAATCGTGGTGGCGGTAATGGTCGAGAACGGTGAGTCCGGTTCCGGCGTTGCTGCCCCAGTGGTGCGCCAGGTGATGGACGCCTGGTTGTTGGCCGACGACGGCAGGCTCAAGCCCGAATATGGCGGCCCCCCTTCAAGCACCGAGGTTACGGCCAGTGAAGAGTAA